The sequence GACTGGTGGGTGAATctcctcagtcatcatcatcatcatcgatcgtatttattgagcgcttactatatgcagagcactgtactaagcgcttgggaagtacaaatcggcaacatatagagacagtccctacccaacagtgggctcacagtctaaaagggggagacagagaatcaatcaatcaatcaatcatatttattgagcacttactgagggacAGAACACACCAGCACTGAGTCCATCTtcccccagatcatcatcatcatcaatcgtatttattgagcgcttactgtgtgcagagcactgtactaagcgcttgggaagtacaaattggcaacatatagagacagtccctacccaacagtgggctcacagtctaaaagggggagacagagaaaaaaaaaaccaaacatactaccaaaataaaataaatagaatagatatgtacaagtaaaataaataaatagagtaataaatatgtacaaacatatatacaggtgctgtggggaagggaaggaggtaagatgggggggatggagagggggagaacaaagaacagagaacaaaaccaaacatactaacaaaataaaataaatagaatagatatgtacgggaaggaggtaagatggggggatggagagggggatgaggggaagaacagagaacaaaaccaaacatactaacaaaataaaataaatagaatagatatgcacaagtaaaatatatattcCACGCCAGCCGAAAACCGCGTCCAGCCGGAACGTCGGGTGGGCACGGCTGACCGCCCTCCGCCGCGTCCGTCTCTTCCAGGCCCGGGTGTACGACTGGAGCTCAGAAACTCAAGGCGTCATCCTCAGTGCCATCTTCTACGGCTACTTGCTGACCCAGATCCCCGGCGGATACCTGGCGGGCCTGCTCGGGGGGAAGCTGGTGGCCGGGGCCGGCTTGCTGGCCTCCTCGGCCCTCACGCTCCTCACCCCGTTGGCCTCAGACCTGGGGGCGGCCTACCTCGTGGGGCTCCGCGTGGCCCAGGGGATGGCTCAGGTACCGCTCGGGGGACTTCGGCCCAGACCCGCTGACCCGCTGACCGGCGGATTCATTGACGCCCCCGTCTTTTCCCCTTTCAGGGGGTTATAATACCAGCTCAGTTCACCCTCTGGGCCGAATGGGCACCTCCCCTGGAACGCAGTCGCCTCGTCAACTTCTCCAGCGCTGGTAGTTATTTCTTAGATTCGATTATTTGTGAAATGAATCCATTCCTATCCGTGTCCCTcggatcccggctcggccgctgggtgacgttgggagagtcacttcacttctctaataataataataataatgatgatggtatttgttaagcgcttactacgtgcaaagcactgttctaagcgctggggggatacaaggtgatcaggtggtcccacgtcttaatccccattttacagatgagggaactgaggcccagagaagtgaagtgacttgcccgaagtcacacagccgacagttggcagagccgggatttgaacccatgacgtctgactccaaagcccgggctctttccactgagccacgctgcttctctgtgcctcatctggaaaatggggattaataatgggtgtaatggagaagcagcatggctcagtggaaagatcccgggctgggttccaatcccggctccgccaattgccagctgggtgactttgggcaagtcatttcacttctctgggcctcacgtccctcatctgtaaaatggggattaagactgtgagccccccttgggacaacctgatcaccttgtaacctccccagcacttagaacagtgctttgcacatagtaagcacttaataatgccatcattattattattattattattattaccgtgagccccaagtgggatgtggactgggtccaacccaattagcttgtatctaccccggtatttAGTACGGTACGtggcatataataattataatgccattattattattattattattaccgtgagccccaagtgggatgtggactgggtccaacccaattagcttgtatctaccccggtatttAGTACGGTACGtggcatataataattataatgccattattattattattattattaccgtgagccccaagtgggacgtggactgcgtccaaccttattagcttgtatctgccccggtacTTAGTATGATAcgtggcatataataaacacttaacaaataccattgacaaaaaccgtggcagaaccagaaagagaacccaagtcctctgaattccTATATCTCAATAGAGGAAGCTATTGACTCACTTCACTGAGGGGGAATGAGTCTTAAGAAGCTCCTGTAGCTTTCTCTCTATAATTTTCTCTGTCTTTTGGGTTTTTCAGGTATATCTTTCGGGATCTTCCTCACCCTCATTGTCGGTGGGGTGATCTCCCATTCGCTGGGCTGGCCTTCCATCTTCTACATCTTCGGTGAGCCGCTTTGCGTTGAGTCCGGCCCTGCCATTTTTCGGTCAAGTTGTGTCCCAATTAGGATGGTTCCTAATCCCCTTCCCGTTCTAGGGACCAGAAACAGGAAGGTTGACGGGCCCACTGTCAGCGTCCCGCTGGAAGGTCGGCCCGGCCACTgaagggggtgggtggagggcggAACTTGTATCCTTTCCAGAGCCTGTTGAAGGTGGTCCTGGCAGGGTTAGCTgcgtatttcaatcatatttatcaagcgcttaccgggagccgagcactgtactaagcgccgggagaaTACACCTTGAACGATGCCtagcagaccgtgagccccatgtgggacatggactgtgtccaacctgattagcttgaatctaacccagctcttaaagtcacttcacttctctgggcctcagttcccgcatctgtcaaatggggatgaagactgtgagccccccgagggtcaacctgatcaccttgtaacctccccagcgcttagaacagtgctttgcgcatagtaagcgcttaccaaatagcatcattattattaaagcagtggctggcccataggaagcgctgaacaaataccattaaaacaaaaaaatatgAGTTGAGCGAAGGagttaagcgctgagtacagtgctctgcacacagtaagcgctcaataaatacgattgattgattgaaatgctggAGAGATGAGTGGCTGGATGCAGAAGGCCGAAACTAACTACcattcttcattccttcaattcagtcgtatttatcgagcacttactgtgtgcacagcactgtactaagcgccagggagagtgcaacagaacaataaggcgacacattccctgcccacagtgagcttacagtctaaaaggggagacaggcattaatagaaataaatgaccgatacggaggggctgggaggggagggatgaataaaaggagcaagtctgacgcaagctagatcaatcaatcaatcaatcaatcatatttattgagctcttactgtgtgcagagcactgtactaagcgcttgggaagtacaagttggcaacatatagagacagtctttacccaacagtgggctcacagatgtgtGAGGAAAGAAAATATGGCAGTCGAAGGCCCATTCGGAGTCAAATTCAGTTGCCGTTTCCCACTGGTCCTTTCCTGCAGGAGGTGTTGGCTGTATTTGTTGTCTTCTCTGGTTCTCTCTGGTTTATAaagatccccaaagtcaccctttcATCGATGCCAGTGAAAAGGAATTCATCACATCTTCCCTGACCCAGCAggtaagccccacctttcctcttcttcctctccctttattcatcccccctcccagccccgcggcACTTGGGTCcgtatctatttatttctattcacatctgtctccccctctagactgtaagctcggtgtgggcagggaatgtgtctgtactctcgcaagcactcaataaatacgaccgaatgaattaatgaatggacggATGAACTCCTGGGCAGTGAGCCGGGGCAACCGACGACCCCTCCGAGCTCTCCGCCTCAGGGTCCCGGACCCCAGAATGAAGATGGTGTGCTTTTCACCAtcacctccatccaaactgctaccttattaATCTAAACACTTGTCTctcctatcccgtcttgattactgcattagtgtCCTCCTTgctgctgaccaccctgcctcctgtctctccccactccagtccatacttcactctgctgcctggatcttttagacttttagactgtgagcccactgtcgggtagggactgtctctgtatgttgccaatttggacttcccaagctcttagtacagtgctctgcacatagtaagcgctcaataaatgcgattgatgatgatgacgatgtgctGTGTTTCCTTTCAGGGCGGCTCTCACGGACGGACGGTCCCCATCTCTGCCATGCTGAcgtctctgcctctctgggccATCTCTGTGGCCTTTTTCAGTAATTACTGGTTGTATATCACCCTGTTTACGTCACTCCCAATGTACATGAAAACGGTCCTTCACTTTAACATCAGAGAAGTGAGCCCAtctgccttcctcttctctcccgccGGCTAGGCTTTCCCCTTATCGGCATCGGTTTTCttcctcgggcctgggaatcggagtcAGTCGGGCAGCCagggaatcgtatttattgagcgcttactgcgtgcggagcactgtaccaagcgcttgggagaggacgatatgacAACTTGACAGTCAtaaacaacaagcttacagtttagaaggggaggcagacgttagcaGAAATCAATAAactgaaggacgtgggttctcatcccggcctgctgggtgacctcgggaaaatcacttcacttctctgggcctccgttccctcatctgtaaaatggggattcagacggtgagccccatgtgggacacggaccatgtccaacctaacgtgtatctaccccagcgcttaatacattgtctggcacctagtaagcgcttaatgaataccattaaaaaaaaaaagaccatgccacatcatcatcatcaatcgtatttattgagcgctttctgtgtgcagagcactgtactaagcacttgggaagtacaaattggcaacatatagagacagtccctacccaacagtgggctcacagtctaaaagggacacatgcctgctgggagaccttgggcaagtcatttctaacttctctgggctcatttcctcatctgtaaaatggggattcagacgatgagccccatgtgggacacggaccatgtccaacctaacgtgtatctaccccagcgcttaatacattgtctggcacatagtaagcgcttaatgaataccattaaaaaaaaaaagaccatgccacatgcctgctgggagaccttgggcaagtcatttttaacttctctgggctcatttcctcgtctgtaaaatggggattcaaacggtgagccccatgtgggacacagaccatgtccaacctaatgtgcatctaccccagcgcttaatacattgtctggcacatagtaagcgcttaatgaataccattaaaaaaaaaagaccatgccacatgcctgctgggagaccctgggcaagtcatttttaacttctctggcctcatttcctcatctgtaaaatggggattcagacggtgagccccatgcgggacacggaccatgtccaacctaacgtgtatctaccccagcgcttaatacattgtctggcacatagtaagcacttaatgaataccattaaaaaaaagaccatgccacatgcctgctgggagaccttgggcaagtcatttttaacttctctgggctcatttcctcgtctgtaaaatgtagatgaaaTACCTACATCTCCCTATTTACATGGTTCCCAGTGTACATAAACCAAGTCCACAGAGAAGcttgccttcctgccttcctcttctccctcaatcCCTGCAGAATCCCGATTGACAGGATtttgttcgttgtgggcagggaacgtgtctaccaactctgttatatccacccaagcgcttagtacagtgctctgtacacagagagCGCACCATAAATATCGAcagattgattattttacttgtacatatctattctatttattttattttgttagtatgtttggttttgttctctgtctcccccttttagactgtgagcccactgttgggtagggactgtctctagatgttgccaacttggacttcccaagcacttagtacagtgctctgcacacagtaagcgctcaataaatacgattgatgataatgatgatgatgattaatcggTCAGCCCTTTCATCTTGCTCAGAAGTcatccttgggtctctctcctgaaGAAATGTCACTCAATGCTCAAATCAGCCTCCCCCTTGAGACCCATGCAGGACGCCGACTAAATCCAGCCTGATGAAATTATGtctctcccggcgcttagaacggtgcttgacacatagtaagcacttaacaaacactactaaaAAAATAGGAacaactttttatctaccccagatcttaggcGTCTGcgcttaagtgctttgcacatagtaagcgctcaataaatgccattattattattattattaatccatcagtcaatcaagccattgtaattattgagcacttactacatgcagagcactgtattaggcgcttgggagagtacaagccaaCCTAATTagcagcttaacaaatcccgtaacagtaataataaggtGACGAAATGGAACTAGGATGGCTTTGAACCCCGGGACATTTAAAGATGTCTTTAAAGATAATGAAAGTCGAAGTGTCCGGATTTTCCTAGCGTTGCTTCTGCCTTTTGAAATCGGGGCGATTTGCGGGGAGCAAGTGGACGTCGACATGGATGGTTAGCTGCTGTTTTCCTTTGCGTAGGGCGGTTTTCTCTCTTCTCTACCGTATATCGCTTCCTGGTTCAGTGGATCTCTGGTGGGGATTTTGGCAGATCTCCTCCTGGCTAAGAACATTTGTAGCCTCATCACTCTGCGGAAACTCTTCTCGGCCCTGGGTAAGAGCAGGTGCAActgcttatcaataataataataataataataataataataatgacaactgtggtgtctgtactgtttgggaactTAATATTCACTTCACCattagccccatggcacttaggagcacatccataatttactgcagtcccctctggaccgtaaatttgttctgggcagggaatatgtctaccaattctgttgttctctctcaagcgcttaggacagtgttctgcacatagtaaatgctccataactatgatggattgattaatcatcatcaatcgtatttattgagcgcttcagagcactgtactaagcgcttgggaagtacaaattggcaacatatagagacagtccctacccaacagtgggctcacagtctaaaaatcatgtAATAATCATGTATCTCtgttatggactgtaagctccttgtgggcaaggaacgtgtctaccgcggtaagcgctcgataaatacgaatgaatgggtcctgttgcattgtattctcccaagcggttagaacagtgttttgcacatagtaagcgctcgataaataccgctgatgatgaGGATTCTTGTCCATCTCCCGttctaagcttcttatgggccgggaaagtgtctaccgattctgttgtatcgtacccgCCCAGGCATTTctccagcgaagcagcgtggctcagtggaa comes from Tachyglossus aculeatus isolate mTacAcu1 chromosome 16, mTacAcu1.pri, whole genome shotgun sequence and encodes:
- the LOC119938230 gene encoding sodium-dependent phosphate transport protein 3-like; protein product: MVAQVEEGQPASRDPRTEERHPARKGSGLWSVRNSLALLMHFSNFVAFSHRVTLSIAIVAMANGTSQWGLNNISSEGPSASPVHPNGSFLEDATGARVYDWSSETQGVILSAIFYGYLLTQIPGGYLAGLLGGKLVAGAGLLASSALTLLTPLASDLGAAYLVGLRVAQGMAQGVIIPAQFTLWAEWAPPLERSRLVNFSSAGISFGIFLTLIVGGVISHSLGWPSIFYIFGGVGCICCLLWFSLVYKDPQSHPFIDASEKEFITSSLTQQGGSHGRTVPISAMLTSLPLWAISVAFFSNYWLYITLFTSLPMYMKTVLHFNIREGGFLSSLPYIASWFSGSLVGILADLLLAKNICSLITLRKLFSALAMLIPSAFLVVVSYMDSNYVTAVILLTLSLVIRSLSGAGCLINHMDIAPRFAGFLQGVTSTFGTISGVITPSAVGFFTSQDASAGWRKVFFLSAAINLFGLIFYVTFGKVDIQDWARVELELR